Proteins co-encoded in one Spirosoma endbachense genomic window:
- the rimK gene encoding 30S ribosomal protein S6--L-glutamate ligase, whose amino-acid sequence MRIAILSANPNLYSTQRLLDAANQRGHEGVVVNHLNCQVMIEGGKPSVLYEGRELESFDAIVPRIGASVTDYGCAIVRQFEMMKVFTTAKSQAITRSRNKLRSLQILSKAGVGLPKTVFANHPKNGNVTQLIELVGGPPVVIKLLEGTQGIGVVLAETTKAAKSTIEAFYGLKKHVLVQEFVAEAKGSDLRAFVIGGRVVGAMRRQGLDGEFRSNIHRGGNAVAVKLTPDEEQTAIEAARALGLKVAGVDMLPSDRGPLVLEVNSSPGLEGFETATGINVADQIIAYIEDKIRADEGDMVGV is encoded by the coding sequence ATGCGTATTGCCATTTTATCGGCCAATCCGAATTTATATTCTACCCAACGGCTCCTTGATGCCGCCAATCAGCGTGGTCACGAAGGCGTTGTGGTAAACCACCTGAACTGCCAGGTCATGATTGAAGGCGGCAAACCATCTGTACTCTACGAAGGCCGTGAACTGGAATCATTCGATGCCATCGTGCCACGTATTGGAGCCTCCGTTACCGATTACGGCTGCGCTATTGTCCGGCAGTTTGAGATGATGAAAGTGTTCACTACCGCCAAGTCGCAGGCCATTACCCGATCACGCAATAAACTCCGGAGTTTACAAATCCTCTCGAAAGCCGGGGTCGGTTTACCCAAAACGGTCTTCGCCAATCACCCCAAAAACGGCAACGTTACACAGCTCATCGAACTGGTTGGCGGGCCGCCCGTTGTGATCAAACTATTGGAAGGAACACAGGGAATCGGCGTGGTTCTGGCCGAAACGACCAAAGCCGCCAAATCGACCATCGAAGCCTTCTACGGATTAAAAAAGCATGTTTTAGTCCAGGAATTCGTTGCTGAAGCGAAAGGATCTGACCTCAGAGCCTTTGTGATAGGTGGTCGGGTTGTGGGGGCCATGCGACGGCAGGGTCTTGACGGGGAATTTCGATCAAATATCCATCGGGGAGGCAATGCCGTGGCCGTAAAACTTACGCCGGATGAAGAGCAGACTGCGATAGAGGCAGCCCGCGCGCTTGGTCTGAAAGTAGCCGGAGTCGATATGTTACCGTCCGACCGGGGGCCACTTGTACTCGAAGTTAACTCGTCGCCGGGATTAGAAGGTTTCGAAACCGCAACCGGCATTAACGTGGCCGATCAGATCATCGCCTACATTGAAGATAAAATCCGGGCCGACGAAGGCGATATGGTTGGGGTTTAG
- a CDS encoding NHL repeat-containing protein, producing MKFASIYIFTLVIGLLLAGCSGKTDSPSPGTTTPPTSTTMTMPPSTTTTTPPTATTGTIVTTLAGNGTEGYVDATGSAARFKNPSALVCDKADNIYVVDLNNARIRLVSPAGVVTTLAGNGSVGITDGAGASASFYLAGGGYVCRDASGNMLLSENSTTRASIRQVTPAGIVSTLTSVSIGVGNPLGFYGITTASNGDLYISDGGAIRLFRNGNLTIFAGGTRGYANGTLSEAQFSNPDALAFDTDGNLYVGDANDCIRKITPAGVVSLLAGQPKVNGSGDGKGSAATFSSINSLVVDKQGNIYVADSYLIRKVTPDGTVTTIAGSSPGYVDGAGTAVRFNNARSIAIDSKGILYVADLSNQAIRKIVVQ from the coding sequence ATGAAATTCGCTTCTATCTACATTTTTACGCTGGTGATAGGTCTGTTGCTGGCAGGTTGTTCAGGGAAAACAGATTCCCCTTCCCCTGGTACGACCACGCCACCCACCTCGACCACGATGACTATGCCCCCTTCGACCACAACCACAACACCGCCTACCGCCACCACTGGCACTATCGTTACGACCCTCGCAGGTAATGGCACAGAAGGTTATGTGGATGCAACCGGTTCAGCAGCCCGATTCAAAAACCCATCAGCACTCGTGTGCGATAAGGCCGATAATATCTACGTCGTTGATTTAAATAATGCACGCATTCGGCTTGTATCGCCAGCGGGCGTTGTAACAACACTGGCCGGTAACGGGAGCGTTGGTATAACCGATGGAGCCGGAGCCAGTGCGTCGTTCTATCTGGCGGGTGGAGGTTACGTATGCCGGGATGCATCGGGAAATATGTTGCTGTCGGAAAATAGTACGACTCGCGCATCCATTCGCCAGGTTACCCCGGCAGGTATAGTGAGTACGTTAACCAGCGTGTCAATCGGTGTGGGAAACCCGCTTGGGTTTTATGGAATTACTACCGCTTCGAACGGTGATCTTTACATTTCTGATGGCGGTGCAATTCGACTCTTCCGGAACGGTAACCTTACCATTTTTGCGGGTGGCACCCGAGGATATGCCAACGGAACATTGAGTGAGGCTCAATTTAGTAATCCTGATGCGCTCGCATTTGATACCGACGGCAATCTGTATGTAGGTGATGCGAATGACTGTATCCGGAAAATTACACCGGCAGGCGTGGTCAGCTTGCTGGCAGGCCAGCCAAAGGTGAACGGTAGTGGTGATGGAAAAGGGTCGGCCGCTACATTCAGTAGTATAAATAGCTTAGTGGTTGATAAACAGGGTAATATATATGTAGCCGACAGCTATCTGATTCGGAAGGTTACCCCTGATGGTACGGTCACGACAATTGCTGGCAGTAGTCCGGGCTACGTTGATGGCGCAGGTACAGCGGTCCGGTTTAATAACGCACGATCCATCGCAATAGATAGCAAAGGCATATTGTATGTAGCCGACCTGAGTAACCAGGCTATTCGGAAAATCGTTGTTCAGTAA
- a CDS encoding response regulator transcription factor, with product MTLLLADDHPLLLDGLRSVLADLPDTDLLPAVNNGHQLLDYLHRHPVDMILLDLNMPKTDGLTALKQIRRDFPAIKVIVFTSYNQPQRMREVQALGAMGYLLKTTDAPTLKTAVQQVWAGRPWFPMLQRVVVEPPADAFMQKYQLTKREIEIIQQIVGGLTTKQIADALSLSEFTVNAHRRNIARKLGIDTPVGLVNFAREQGLA from the coding sequence ATGACGCTACTCCTTGCCGACGACCATCCGCTCCTGCTCGACGGGCTTCGAAGCGTCCTGGCCGATCTGCCCGATACCGATCTGTTGCCTGCTGTCAATAACGGACATCAGTTACTGGATTACCTCCACCGGCATCCTGTCGATATGATCCTGCTGGATCTGAATATGCCCAAGACCGATGGATTGACGGCTCTCAAACAGATTCGTCGGGATTTTCCCGCCATAAAGGTCATTGTTTTCACCAGCTACAATCAACCTCAGCGTATGCGGGAGGTGCAGGCACTCGGTGCAATGGGTTATTTGCTTAAAACCACCGATGCGCCAACGCTTAAAACCGCCGTGCAGCAGGTTTGGGCAGGACGGCCGTGGTTCCCGATGCTCCAACGGGTGGTGGTTGAGCCACCCGCCGACGCCTTTATGCAGAAATACCAGCTGACAAAACGGGAAATTGAAATTATTCAGCAGATTGTCGGTGGGTTGACCACGAAGCAAATAGCCGATGCGCTCTCGTTAAGTGAGTTTACCGTCAATGCTCATCGGCGTAACATTGCCCGCAAGCTCGGCATCGATACCCCCGTTGGCCTGGTCAATTTTGCGCGCGAACAAGGTCTGGCATGA
- a CDS encoding ATP-binding protein, with product MKGWLLVGIGIWWLTGISAWARTYTDAEAHAAWTQLQRQPITEQTFRKTCDLIQDVGQTNLPLAYEWLAQYVSKVQKSGNRRWIHILLINWGKAKESLNHYDEAEPLFRQARQNARAIPLLYCHALTYTVQLYYDWGKPDSLAHYLTLGEQAARSANDRETLALLRDFRGASRIRSDQREAMRADFEEAIRLSADLPDKNALFMARHSLASYYLTNLQQQVMAFDSLLELAKDSSLSRNPRFYERTTVYFRSPRPTVLFKLAQLNLLLTDYENAGKFADMVYDELVRPNPKAPMVPYFNAEMAIIRVYQGQIKQASVFVDSSRRQFGGAEAQIPYSGYFLAAGLLAEQDGQLAKAADYYKQSLTKGLTSVSFSRIPLELHYVRALLRTGHYDKARQMLAPLTTAATTNQYSAIGLYYYQSLAELNKAQGNYVRYGQALDTYHAIRDSLTSLNQYRAVQQILARVRIRDKEQQIDRLNAENEARTRQLRRERLFYGAIITLAVLTIGLLVLYVRNRQIRARQREALQQSQLEQLEKQRHIDLMQGIIKAEENERLTIADQLHNEVNPLLAVVLLNVSSALETVAPDASTAPKLRKAQDVLTSINSTVRGISHRLTPQLIEQHGFRRAIEELAESVNMSGKVQLHTIVVGFDKALPLSFLSDLYRIVQELVHNVIRHAQATEATVEVIEHDRHVTILVEDNGVGITANTGGDGQGLQTIRAKVAMRHGQMDVQRKSDGGTLVVIDDLELPESSREANRPTQSVN from the coding sequence ATGAAAGGTTGGCTACTTGTCGGAATTGGAATCTGGTGGCTAACGGGTATCAGCGCCTGGGCTCGTACGTATACTGACGCCGAAGCGCATGCTGCCTGGACGCAACTTCAGCGGCAGCCGATTACTGAACAGACCTTTCGGAAAACCTGCGACCTGATTCAGGATGTAGGGCAAACGAACCTACCATTGGCATATGAATGGCTGGCTCAGTATGTATCGAAAGTACAAAAGAGCGGCAATCGACGCTGGATTCATATCCTGCTTATCAACTGGGGAAAAGCTAAAGAATCGCTGAATCATTACGACGAGGCCGAACCTCTGTTTCGGCAGGCTCGCCAGAATGCCCGAGCTATTCCTTTATTATACTGCCATGCACTGACCTACACCGTTCAGCTTTATTATGACTGGGGTAAGCCCGATTCGCTAGCCCACTATTTAACGCTCGGCGAACAGGCTGCCCGGTCTGCCAATGATCGCGAAACGTTAGCTCTTTTACGCGACTTCCGGGGGGCTTCGCGTATCCGGTCGGACCAACGTGAGGCCATGCGGGCCGATTTCGAAGAAGCGATCCGACTGTCAGCAGACCTGCCTGATAAAAACGCGCTTTTCATGGCTCGTCATAGTCTGGCTTCGTATTACCTGACTAATCTACAGCAACAAGTTATGGCGTTCGACAGTCTGCTCGAACTCGCCAAAGACAGTAGTCTGTCCCGAAATCCCCGCTTTTATGAACGTACGACGGTCTATTTTCGCAGTCCTCGTCCGACTGTTCTTTTCAAACTTGCTCAATTAAATCTGTTGCTAACGGATTACGAGAATGCCGGAAAGTTTGCCGATATGGTTTACGACGAGCTTGTCAGACCCAATCCTAAGGCGCCAATGGTGCCTTATTTTAACGCCGAAATGGCCATTATCCGGGTTTATCAGGGTCAGATAAAGCAGGCCAGCGTCTTCGTTGATTCGAGTCGTCGGCAGTTTGGCGGAGCAGAAGCCCAAATTCCGTATTCCGGTTATTTTTTGGCGGCTGGTCTATTGGCCGAACAGGATGGACAATTGGCGAAAGCAGCTGATTACTATAAACAATCGCTAACAAAAGGATTGACTTCGGTTTCGTTTTCGCGGATTCCTCTCGAGCTTCATTATGTACGCGCTTTACTCCGAACCGGCCATTATGACAAAGCCCGGCAAATGCTGGCTCCTTTAACAACTGCCGCAACAACGAATCAGTATTCGGCCATTGGGTTATACTATTACCAGTCGTTGGCCGAACTCAACAAAGCGCAGGGTAATTATGTCCGTTATGGGCAGGCACTCGATACCTACCATGCCATTCGTGACTCACTGACGAGTCTGAACCAGTATCGGGCTGTACAGCAGATTCTGGCTCGCGTAAGAATTCGGGACAAGGAGCAGCAGATTGACCGGCTGAATGCTGAAAATGAAGCCCGGACCCGGCAATTGCGCCGTGAGCGACTATTTTACGGAGCCATTATTACACTGGCTGTTCTGACTATTGGCTTGCTAGTATTGTATGTGCGAAACCGGCAGATTCGGGCCCGGCAGCGCGAGGCCCTACAACAAAGCCAATTGGAACAGCTCGAAAAACAGCGTCATATTGACTTAATGCAAGGCATTATAAAAGCCGAGGAAAACGAGCGACTAACCATTGCCGACCAGCTACACAACGAGGTGAATCCATTACTGGCAGTCGTGTTGCTTAACGTATCGTCGGCCCTGGAAACGGTGGCACCAGATGCATCAACTGCTCCAAAGCTCCGTAAAGCGCAGGATGTCCTAACGTCCATCAATAGTACAGTACGTGGCATTAGTCATCGACTGACTCCGCAACTCATTGAGCAGCATGGATTTAGGCGCGCCATCGAGGAGTTGGCCGAAAGTGTCAATATGTCAGGGAAAGTACAGCTTCATACTATTGTGGTAGGATTTGACAAGGCCTTGCCGTTGTCATTTCTTAGCGACCTCTATCGAATTGTGCAGGAATTGGTTCATAACGTGATTCGACACGCCCAGGCTACAGAAGCTACCGTTGAGGTTATTGAACATGATCGGCACGTAACTATTCTGGTGGAAGATAATGGCGTGGGCATAACGGCTAACACCGGGGGCGATGGGCAGGGCTTGCAGACGATCCGGGCCAAAGTGGCCATGCGCCACGGCCAGATGGATGTGCAGCGTAAATCGGATGGCGGCACGCTGGTCGTTATTGATGATCTCGAACTGCCTGAAAGTAGCAGAGAGGCTAATCGACCTACTCAGTCGGTGAATTAG
- a CDS encoding DUF3575 domain-containing protein encodes MKKQGISLILSTLLAGISIGQAQLLTNRSVVKINLSGVAIKSYTVQYERLLSRRSSITLSASLSPNAPLPFKQALMDQYGGNDDAKRAIDNTLFTKRIATLEYRFYMAGHAPTGWYIAPFVRYINMDISQDYTYTPSDGILHHAHLDAGFSAGGAGLLLGYQWMFGKRVGLDLWLLGPFYGTKITANFTGEDPLWPSLKPADIVKLKNDIDSTDLPLYTVKATLNLPTILAQLQGPYYGVRAFGLALAYSF; translated from the coding sequence ATGAAAAAGCAAGGTATTAGTCTTATCCTCTCTACGTTACTAGCCGGTATTTCTATCGGGCAGGCACAACTGTTAACGAATCGATCTGTTGTAAAAATCAACCTGTCGGGTGTGGCCATAAAGAGTTATACCGTCCAGTATGAGCGATTACTTTCCCGACGGAGCTCCATTACATTGTCGGCCAGTTTATCACCCAATGCCCCACTTCCTTTCAAACAGGCACTTATGGACCAGTATGGTGGGAATGATGATGCCAAAAGGGCTATCGACAATACGCTGTTTACGAAACGAATCGCAACACTGGAGTATCGATTCTATATGGCAGGTCACGCACCAACGGGTTGGTATATAGCCCCTTTTGTTCGCTATATAAACATGGATATCAGTCAGGATTATACCTACACACCCAGTGATGGTATTCTACACCATGCCCATCTTGATGCTGGATTCAGTGCGGGTGGGGCGGGTCTGTTATTGGGCTATCAATGGATGTTTGGTAAACGGGTAGGGCTCGATTTGTGGCTGTTAGGGCCTTTTTACGGAACAAAAATTACCGCCAATTTTACAGGCGAAGACCCACTTTGGCCAAGTTTAAAACCCGCTGATATCGTAAAACTGAAGAACGATATTGACAGTACAGATCTGCCACTTTATACAGTTAAAGCCACCCTGAATTTACCGACTATTCTTGCTCAGTTGCAGGGCCCTTATTATGGCGTTCGTGCGTTTGGATTGGCACTGGCTTACAGTTTTTAA
- a CDS encoding TIGR01777 family oxidoreductase, whose translation MSKTVLITGGTGTIGRHLTQLLRQQGFQVSLLSRESKPVSGVTVYQWDIDKGHIDPKAIQTADHIIHLAGAGIADERWTDARKDKILTSRTQSTELLAQALAKNPHKVKSFIGSSGIGFYGSDTADRPLTETSQGGSDFLAQVVRAWERSEDLIAALGIRTVKLRTGVVLTMDGGALPKLAQPVRLGAGAPIGSGQQYISWIHIDDLCRMYLQALTDESWQGVYNAVAPNPATNESLTKAIASVLHRPMILPNIPGFVIKMMYGELAIAVTGGNYVLNKRIADETTFAYHYTDLTNALKNLLQ comes from the coding sequence ATGAGTAAAACCGTTCTGATAACTGGCGGCACCGGTACCATTGGCCGTCATTTAACCCAATTACTTCGTCAACAAGGTTTTCAGGTTTCACTGCTTAGCCGGGAAAGCAAGCCCGTATCGGGCGTGACAGTCTATCAGTGGGACATTGATAAAGGACATATCGACCCGAAAGCGATTCAAACCGCCGATCATATTATTCATCTCGCCGGAGCAGGCATTGCCGACGAACGCTGGACCGATGCTCGTAAAGATAAAATCCTGACCAGTCGTACTCAATCCACCGAACTTTTAGCGCAGGCACTCGCGAAAAATCCACATAAAGTAAAATCATTCATTGGCTCATCGGGCATTGGTTTTTACGGTAGCGACACCGCCGATCGGCCATTAACCGAAACAAGCCAGGGCGGGTCCGATTTTCTGGCTCAGGTAGTACGCGCCTGGGAACGCTCGGAGGACCTGATAGCTGCACTAGGCATTCGAACCGTCAAGCTACGAACGGGCGTCGTATTGACGATGGATGGCGGGGCATTACCTAAATTAGCGCAACCCGTTCGGCTGGGAGCTGGCGCACCCATCGGATCGGGTCAGCAATATATTTCGTGGATTCATATCGACGACCTCTGCCGGATGTACCTTCAGGCACTGACCGACGAATCGTGGCAGGGTGTTTATAATGCGGTAGCTCCCAATCCTGCTACGAACGAATCGCTGACAAAAGCCATTGCCAGCGTGTTGCACCGCCCTATGATCCTGCCCAACATTCCGGGCTTCGTGATTAAGATGATGTACGGTGAACTGGCGATTGCCGTCACAGGAGGAAATTATGTTCTGAACAAGCGTATCGCCGATGAAACAACGTTCGCCTATCATTACACCGATTTAACGAATGCGCTCAAAAATCTTTTACAGTAA
- a CDS encoding mandelate racemase/muconate lactonizing enzyme family protein — MKNILSRLSLSDKSSDRRDFLRNASLGGLSLGLMFDKQPGPYAAEQEMEFITQKVSRFAKPSELKITDMRVAILNGVPFSSPIIRIDTNQGLVGWGEVRDGASANYALMLKSRLLGKNPCNVEQIFKQIKQFGGQSRAAGGVCGVEMALWDLAGKAYNVPAYQLLGGKYRDFIRLYADTPEADTYEGFAENMKKRRDQGYTFLKMDFGIGMLADQPGMLVNANNWSVKRQWNDSEPGKLGNYANTKHPFTRIQVTKKGLDRLVEHVGKVRDIVGYDTPLAADHFGHFDVNTAIQIGKAMEPFRLAWLEDLVPWFYTDQWKQISDAIDTPTLTGEDIYLKEGFIKLIDAKAIDMIHPDLASSGGLLETKKIGDYAEEKGIPMAMHFAGSPISMMANVHCAAATENFVALEHHGVDVVGWEDLITGMKPIVEKGFVRVPEKPGLGVELNEEVAKKFLKKGGTWFAPTDVWNTRDSADREWS, encoded by the coding sequence ATGAAAAACATTTTATCTCGATTGTCATTATCCGACAAATCATCTGACCGCCGTGATTTCCTGCGGAATGCCAGTCTGGGTGGCTTGTCGCTTGGTCTCATGTTCGATAAACAGCCTGGGCCTTACGCGGCCGAACAAGAGATGGAGTTTATCACGCAGAAGGTAAGTCGTTTCGCTAAGCCATCGGAGCTGAAAATTACCGATATGCGCGTAGCGATCCTGAATGGTGTGCCCTTTAGCAGCCCCATCATTCGCATCGATACCAACCAGGGACTCGTAGGCTGGGGAGAGGTTCGCGACGGAGCCAGCGCCAACTATGCCCTGATGCTCAAAAGCCGCCTACTCGGAAAAAACCCTTGTAATGTTGAGCAGATCTTCAAACAGATTAAGCAGTTTGGTGGCCAGAGCCGGGCGGCCGGTGGCGTCTGCGGGGTAGAAATGGCTCTTTGGGACCTGGCCGGTAAAGCCTATAACGTACCGGCTTATCAGTTGCTGGGTGGTAAATACCGCGATTTCATTCGGTTATACGCCGATACACCCGAAGCCGATACTTACGAAGGCTTTGCCGAAAACATGAAGAAGCGCCGGGATCAGGGTTATACCTTCCTGAAAATGGACTTTGGTATCGGCATGCTGGCCGATCAGCCGGGCATGCTGGTCAATGCCAATAACTGGAGTGTAAAAAGACAGTGGAATGACTCAGAACCCGGTAAGCTGGGGAATTACGCCAATACGAAGCACCCGTTCACCCGTATTCAGGTCACCAAAAAAGGCTTAGACAGATTAGTGGAGCACGTTGGCAAAGTACGCGACATTGTCGGTTATGACACCCCACTGGCTGCCGACCACTTTGGCCATTTCGATGTGAATACAGCGATCCAGATTGGTAAAGCGATGGAGCCTTTCCGGCTGGCCTGGCTCGAAGATCTTGTCCCCTGGTTCTACACCGATCAATGGAAGCAAATTTCGGATGCGATCGATACGCCCACGCTGACGGGCGAAGACATCTACCTGAAAGAAGGTTTTATCAAACTCATCGACGCCAAAGCCATTGACATGATCCATCCGGATCTGGCATCATCAGGCGGTTTGCTGGAAACGAAAAAAATTGGGGATTATGCCGAAGAAAAAGGCATACCGATGGCGATGCACTTTGCGGGTTCGCCGATTTCGATGATGGCTAATGTGCATTGTGCGGCTGCCACCGAGAATTTTGTAGCGCTTGAACACCACGGTGTCGATGTGGTGGGTTGGGAAGATCTGATCACAGGCATGAAGCCAATCGTAGAGAAAGGCTTTGTTCGGGTGCCCGAAAAACCGGGTCTTGGTGTTGAATTGAATGAAGAAGTAGCCAAGAAATTCCTGAAAAAAGGAGGTACCTGGTTTGCGCCGACCGATGTGTGGAATACCCGTGATTCGGCCGATCGGGAGTGGAGTTAG
- a CDS encoding RraA family protein, protein MIKRTLLVLTLCIWGGFIAQAQRVGSSPEYVKALTADWKGERFPDGRPKIPDLVLERLQNCTLEQIWGYLGKKGYRNQVEKNWVILKPGETMTGRAVTAQFMPTRPDLDSLVRAQGKAEGRSQKGGINIWPIDILTKGDIYVADGYGKIKDGTLIGSSLGNAIYGKTGKGVIFYGSVRDMQELKDTKGFNAWVKGHDPSYIKDMTPTSINAPIRIGEVTVIPGDAVFANEYGTVFIPAHLVEGLVSASEMTALRDEFERVLLQQGKYPSGEIHGDWSDKIKGEFRAWVGKYPKKLAITEKDIESYLAKEGH, encoded by the coding sequence ATGATAAAAAGGACATTACTAGTACTGACACTTTGTATTTGGGGCGGTTTTATTGCGCAGGCCCAACGGGTAGGTTCTTCTCCGGAGTATGTTAAAGCATTAACCGCCGATTGGAAAGGAGAACGGTTTCCGGATGGCCGTCCGAAAATACCTGATCTGGTTCTGGAGCGGTTACAGAATTGCACACTGGAGCAAATCTGGGGTTATCTAGGGAAAAAAGGCTATCGGAATCAGGTCGAAAAAAACTGGGTTATCCTCAAACCGGGTGAGACGATGACCGGCCGTGCCGTGACCGCTCAGTTCATGCCGACCCGACCCGATCTCGACAGTTTGGTCAGAGCGCAGGGCAAAGCCGAAGGCCGATCGCAAAAAGGAGGGATCAATATCTGGCCAATTGATATATTAACCAAAGGCGATATTTATGTAGCTGATGGCTATGGAAAGATCAAAGATGGTACGTTAATCGGGTCAAGTTTAGGGAATGCGATCTACGGAAAAACGGGCAAAGGCGTCATCTTTTACGGATCGGTTCGCGATATGCAGGAACTGAAAGACACGAAAGGATTTAACGCCTGGGTAAAAGGGCATGATCCGTCTTACATTAAAGATATGACCCCAACGTCAATCAATGCCCCGATTCGCATTGGTGAGGTTACCGTGATACCCGGTGATGCCGTCTTTGCGAATGAATATGGAACCGTATTCATTCCGGCGCACCTCGTCGAAGGGTTGGTATCGGCGTCTGAAATGACCGCCCTGCGCGACGAGTTTGAACGGGTACTCCTTCAGCAGGGGAAATATCCATCCGGTGAAATCCACGGCGACTGGTCCGACAAAATCAAAGGTGAGTTCAGAGCCTGGGTCGGCAAGTATCCGAAGAAACTGGCAATCACCGAAAAAGATATCGAATCCTATCTGGCCAAAGAAGGCCATTGA
- a CDS encoding RraA family protein — protein sequence MKSSLALFFSFSALLCVESASFAQTIPKDELVFLTSEWQGERFPDGRPKIPDALLERAKNIGLDDAWTVLKNEGYTNQYEGNWKLIKDDVPVIGRAVTAMFMPSRPDIEKNIKERGFTKQGRKGNTNTWPIETLTKGDVYVADAFGKIGGGTLMGATLGNAIFSKTGNGVIFNGAARDLQELQNIKGFNAFVRDFHPSFLEEMVLMGLNTPIRIGSTMVLPGDLVIAQREGVLFVPAHMAEQVISTCEFVTRKDQFGFEMVKSGRYTTGQIDSQWTDDIKTNFLKWLGQHPELGSMTRPELDKMMSKRTW from the coding sequence ATGAAATCCAGTCTTGCCCTCTTCTTTTCTTTTAGTGCTCTCCTTTGCGTAGAAAGCGCTTCATTCGCTCAAACAATCCCCAAAGATGAATTGGTATTTTTAACATCAGAATGGCAGGGTGAGCGCTTTCCCGATGGCCGGCCTAAGATTCCTGATGCCTTATTGGAACGAGCTAAAAACATAGGGCTCGATGATGCCTGGACCGTTTTAAAAAATGAAGGCTATACGAATCAGTATGAAGGCAACTGGAAACTGATAAAGGATGATGTGCCGGTAATCGGTCGTGCCGTTACGGCCATGTTTATGCCGAGCCGACCGGATATTGAGAAAAATATTAAAGAGCGGGGTTTTACCAAACAAGGTCGAAAAGGCAATACAAACACCTGGCCAATAGAAACGCTTACCAAAGGCGACGTGTACGTAGCTGATGCTTTTGGCAAAATTGGTGGCGGAACACTGATGGGGGCGACATTGGGGAATGCCATTTTTAGTAAAACCGGCAACGGAGTTATTTTTAATGGGGCCGCCAGAGATCTTCAGGAATTGCAGAATATCAAAGGATTTAATGCCTTTGTCCGTGATTTCCACCCTTCTTTTCTGGAAGAAATGGTGCTCATGGGCCTCAATACACCGATTCGCATAGGTAGTACCATGGTCTTACCCGGCGACCTGGTGATCGCCCAGCGGGAAGGCGTTCTTTTTGTTCCGGCCCACATGGCCGAACAGGTGATCAGTACCTGCGAATTTGTTACCCGCAAAGACCAGTTTGGCTTTGAAATGGTTAAGTCAGGGCGCTACACCACTGGCCAGATCGATAGCCAGTGGACAGACGATATTAAAACTAATTTCCTCAAATGGCTCGGTCAGCATCCCGAACTGGGAAGCATGACGCGACCCGAGCTGGATAAAATGATGAGCAAAAGAACATGGTAA
- a CDS encoding regulatory protein RecX, with translation MTDYLKDALRKAAMFCAYQERTQQEVRDRLKEWGVLGDDAEEVIAELIQQNYLNEERFAKSFAGGKFRVKGWGKRKIKQHLQQRGISGYNLEEAMKEIAPDDYRTALTELLDKKRRSIRDDNPLIVKQKLVRYALSKGYESDLVWQVLGADE, from the coding sequence ATGACCGATTATCTGAAAGACGCCCTTCGCAAAGCGGCCATGTTTTGCGCCTATCAGGAACGAACACAGCAGGAAGTACGCGACCGATTGAAGGAATGGGGCGTTTTAGGCGACGATGCCGAAGAAGTTATCGCCGAGCTGATTCAACAGAATTACCTGAATGAAGAACGGTTTGCTAAAAGTTTCGCCGGGGGCAAGTTTCGGGTAAAAGGCTGGGGTAAACGAAAAATCAAACAGCACCTTCAGCAACGGGGAATTTCGGGTTATAACCTCGAAGAGGCTATGAAAGAAATTGCCCCGGATGACTATCGAACCGCTCTCACTGAACTGCTGGACAAGAAACGCCGAAGCATTCGCGACGACAACCCGCTGATTGTCAAACAAAAACTCGTCCGTTATGCATTGAGCAAAGGCTATGAGTCAGATTTAGTCTGGCAGGTATTGGGGGCAGATGAATAA